The Aggregicoccus sp. 17bor-14 genome window below encodes:
- a CDS encoding YfbM family protein, with product MAIICNLRSATDAQLRALLKDPEQLEAFLEDEEDFGDASGAAFLELDLDEAWHGIHFLLTGTAVEGQAPLDFLERGGREVGEVDLGYGPARCFDAAGVRAIAQALAPVDGAALRSRFDPERMRMLEIYPDIWDGQQGEKDPLGYVLSYFAELKTFLARVSAQGHGMLVVLS from the coding sequence ATGGCGATCATCTGCAACCTGCGCAGCGCCACGGATGCCCAGCTGCGCGCGCTGCTGAAGGACCCCGAGCAGCTGGAGGCCTTCCTCGAGGACGAGGAGGACTTCGGTGACGCTTCGGGCGCCGCCTTCCTCGAGCTGGACCTGGACGAGGCCTGGCACGGCATCCACTTCCTGCTCACCGGCACCGCGGTGGAGGGCCAGGCGCCCCTGGACTTCCTCGAGCGCGGCGGGCGCGAGGTGGGCGAGGTGGACCTGGGCTACGGCCCGGCGCGCTGCTTCGACGCCGCGGGCGTGCGCGCCATCGCCCAGGCGCTCGCGCCCGTGGACGGCGCGGCGCTGCGCTCGCGCTTCGACCCCGAGCGCATGCGCATGCTGGAGATCTACCCGGACATCTGGGACGGCCAGCAGGGGGAGAAGGACCCGCTCGGCTACGTGCTCAGCTACTTCGCCGAGCTCAAGACCTTCCTCGCCCGCGTGAGCGCGCAGGGCCACGGGATGCTCGTCGTCCTCTCGTAG